The following are encoded in a window of Danaus plexippus chromosome 22 unlocalized genomic scaffold, MEX_DaPlex mxdp_33, whole genome shotgun sequence genomic DNA:
- the LOC116773570 gene encoding uncharacterized protein LOC116773570: MDYTEENNGKDNESHIQESEQPNTIANNKEIDVLINTISEESKNIDDINEKQNDNRTKEFIILNLDDKFNDVMNKANELIEKRNVYQGRRTTTTWVQFNKIYGKSSPHFGRYGRYGAGGNGGEPMDPGSRNYFVRFVFMILLVMLLITASYGALVLLTPALKSFYLKAGLFMMLLSAGVLIGMNYVMICSACARVPPCNFICLVIVVVAMSNLVAAVTVRYKTQIVIMAVIATAIIVALCVLLACTSFDFTQWYIYVVIIAMVFAGISIVCSITMLGMGMKIKPLQLVLLCVGTLLQAVILIMELQMILGGRSIEISEDDYALGAYMLYTSIIEIFLHMVQIMGILDK; encoded by the exons atGGATTATACAGAAGAGAACAATGGAAAAGACAACGAATCTCATATTCAAGAAAGTGAACAACCCAACACTATTGCgaataacaaagaaatagaTGTACTGATAAATACAATAAGTGAggaatcaaaaaatatagatgatatcaatgaaaaacaaaatgataatCGAACAAaagaattcataattttaaatctcgaCGACAAATTTAATGATGTTATGAATAAAGCTAACGAACTAATAGAAAAACGTAATGTATACCAAGGCAGAAGAACCACAACAACATGggttcaatttaataaaa TTTACGGCAAATCGTCACCTCATTTTGGACGATACGGTAGATATGGTGCAGGAGGAAACGGGGGCGAACCAATGGATCCAGGTTCCCGAAACTACTTCGTGAGATTCGTTTTTATGATTTTGCTTGTAATGTTACTTATAACAGCAAGTTATGGTGCCCTGGTTTTGCTCAC GCCGGCACTGAAGagcttttatttgaaagctggTTTATTCATGATGTTACTGTCAGC GGGCGTGTTGATTGGTATGAATTATGTGATGATTTGTTCAGCATGCGCTAGAGTTCCACCTTGCAATTTTATATGTCTTGTTATTGTA GTTGTTGCGATGAGTAATTTGGTAGCAGCCGTAACAGTACGGTATAAAACACAGATTGTTATTATGGCTGTCATCGCAACTGCGATAATTGTTGCTTTATGTGTATTACTGGCTTGTACAAgc TTTGATTTTACGCAATGGTATATTTACGTAGTTATCATAGCGATGGTGTTTGCGGGGATCTCAATAGTGTGCTCTATTACAATGTTGGGTATGGGAATGAAGATAAAACCATTGCAGCTAGTATTGCTATGTGTTGGTACACTTTTACAAGCTgtt ATATTAATAATGGAATTACAAATGATCCTTGGCGGTCGTTCAATTGAAATAAGTGAAGATGATTACGCACTCGGAGCGTACATGCTCTACACTtcaattatagaaatttttctGCATATGGTTCAAATTATGGGTATTTTggataagtaa